A region of the Apium graveolens cultivar Ventura chromosome 6, ASM990537v1, whole genome shotgun sequence genome:
ATTATTATCCTTTTGGCGAGATCATATATGAGGAGCAAACAAGTGGATACAACAAACATTAGACGATCAAAAGtatatgtttttattttttaGTTTGGTACAAGCTGGCTTAACTAATTGAAGCAGATTCGTGAAGTAGTGATACAATGATTTGAAGATTCAGCCCTAAGATGAGCTGTGGTGCATGGAACTTCCTCCAAATCTCTCAAACCATTGAAAGTACTAGCAAGCTGGACCTCGGTTAGCATTTGATGAAGATCAGAAGCTTCTTTTTTGAGCCCTGCATTTTCTTGTACTACTCTGTCATGATCCCCTGATACTTTATTTAACTTGTCTAGAAGATCATGATTCTCTGTTCTTAAATGGACAACCTGCAACCATAACTCATCCAGGTGCTTCTGCTTCCTCATCCTCGACCTACGAGCAGATTCTCTATTGGAAATCattcttcttttctttctctcaGTAATAATGCTAAGCTGAAACTCATCTCCTTCGTCCGAGGTCGAGTTGTTACTGATACACGAGGATTGCGAGTTGAAGTCATATACAGGCTGCAGAGAGTTCTGCAAATTCGGATAGGTGGCTAACAAGTTGTTGTAATGATGAAGGGATGACATGCCACTCTGTATATTCCCATAATTGTTCTCAACATGGGATGGAGTTTCTTGAGCAAAGGTTTGGATTCCTACAAGTTCAGATGGAAACATCATGGCTTGATATGGTAGAGCAAATCTGAAGTATGGTTTGTTTTTGTTTTGAAGAGGATGGCTTCTAAGTGTGGGTTGGACAGCATGAGAATGCATGGCTTTTTATAGGGAGAAGGCAAGAAATGTGGGCAACAAAGAAAAAACAGTTGTGAAAGCTTACGGAAGCAGAATCGTGACATGCTACAGGAAGAGCACTTCAAATGTGTGGTGATGTATGCGTGTTATGATTGGAACTACTTTTACTATACAAACATGGTAATTAAGCATATCCAATAATGGATTTGCATGTTGAATATGGATTATGGAACATGCATGCATACATGAACCTATTTATGTTTCATGTAGACATTGTATGTATGTAGCCAGTTATTCCATGCACTTGTGGGCTTTGTATAGCATGATTCCAATTTCCAAGTTGACCCCGGCTTTAGGTGAAAAAGTGCTTTTAGGAATTCAAACAGTTAAacatttaaaaatttaattttttttaaatcttattAATAACCTACCTCGTTCAAGTGTTACTTGGTTTAGTTCCCATCACTTTTGGTTTCTTTTTTTcatgattcatgttataacttTAATTCTAATATCATTTttattcctatatgacttataattttatatatatataaatatatatatatatatatatattatttttacctgtttttctttattaataaatttttaagtgatactttgtttttacttattttttggttctatcaccttttgttttttttgtttttatgattAATGGTGTAACTATAGGTATAATATTTTTATCGTTTTGgattcctatatgacttataattttatatgtattatttttacccgTCTTCTTTATTAATAACCGAAACATATTCACTTATTTTTTAGTTCCACCACCTTTTGTTTTCACCTTTTA
Encoded here:
- the LOC141667844 gene encoding basic leucine zipper 43-like: MMFPSELVGIQTFAQETPSHVENNYGNIQSGMSSLHHYNNLLATYPNLQNSLQPVYDFNSQSSCISNNSTSDEGDEFQLSIITERKKRRMISNRESARRSRMRKQKHLDELWLQVVHLRTENHDLLDKLNKVSGDHDRVVQENAGLKKEASDLHQMLTEVQLASTFNGLRDLEEVPCTTAHLRAESSNHCITTSRICFN